In a genomic window of Chaetodon auriga isolate fChaAug3 chromosome 1, fChaAug3.hap1, whole genome shotgun sequence:
- the ddx28 gene encoding putative ATP-dependent RNA helicase DDX28: MHSVKVGYLAAARALWSCRTLCPEFVKLSTCRRVHCSFTQTRFSQTAATTVIRVPRYMQKSIDNVKQTRGKNKINTMKAGKLLIQSKHPDLNQSAGYILGKFEQPILCSKGWKHNGSFGDYFTINNIKAVAPFVAENQKEDVDQKTSATFTKLRICTELVEALNSISITHPTTVQLQTIPKVMKGHNVLCAAETGSGKTLSYLLPVVHRLQADKGSDMYAEDANKIRTVVLVPSRELAEQVAAVARTLCAPFGLLTKTVGGGRGVGHIKQIFKRSQPDILVATPGALVKALRRRCLDLSELSFFVVDEADTMFDPSFSDMLEDVLLHTNIASNPKETQGPGHKAQLLVVGATFPGGVGEVLGQVTDLGSMVVIKSKMLHFLMPHVKQTFLKVKGADKILELHQALKLLQQEKGGGAVLVFCNKSATVNWLGYSLEEMGVKHARLQGEMPAALRTGIFRSFQKGMVDVLICTDIASRGLDTSRVRLVVNYDFPETHTDYIHRAGRVGRAGGVEDGEVLSFVTHPWNVELVQKIETAARRRTSLPGMESDIREPKPKVEEAQE; encoded by the coding sequence ATGCACTCTGTGAAGGTCGGCTATTTGGCTGCGGCGAGAGCTCTCTGGTCATGTCGGACCCTCTGCCCTGAGTTTGTTAAACTTTCGACTTGTCGTCGTGTTCATTGTTCTTTTACTCAGACTCGCTTCTCTCAAACAGCAGCGACGACAGTTATTCGCGTCCCTCGCTACATGCAGAAGAGCATTGACAACGTGAAACAGACTCGAGGCAAAAACAAGATCAACACCATGAAAGCTGGCAAGCTCCTGATCCAGAGCAAGCACCCCGATCTGAACCAGTCTGCGGGATACATACTTGGAAAGTTCGAGCAGCCCATCCTCTGCTCCAAAGGGTGGAAACATAATGGATCGTTCGGTGACTATTTCACCATCAATAACATCAAGGCTGTTGCGCCTTTTGTTGCTGAAAATCAGAAGGAGGATGTTGACCAGAAAACATCAGCGACATTCACTAAACTCCGTATCTGCACAGAGCTGGTAGAAGCTTTGAACAGTATCAGCATTACTCACCCCACCACTGTCCAGTTGCAGACCATCCCAAAGGTCATGAAAGGTCACAATGTTCTCTGTGCCGCAGAGACGGGCAGTGGGAAGACGCTGAGCTACCTCCTGCCTGTTGTTCACAGGCTGCAGGCTGATAAGGGATCAGATATGTACGCTGAGGACGCGAACAAGATTCGTACTGTGGTTCTTGTCCCTTCCAGAGAGCTGGCCGAGCAGGTGGCGGCTGTGGCCAGGACTCTGTGTGCTCCATTTGGCTTGCTGACAAAGACTGTGGGCGGTGGACGAGGTGTAGGTCACATCAAGCAGATCTTCAAGAGGAGTCAGCCGGACATTTTAGTGGCCACACCAGGCGCTCTGGTCAAGGCCCTGCGGAGACGCTGCCTGGACTTGAGTGAGCTGAGCTTCTTTGTGGTCGATGAAGCCGACACCATGTTCGACCCCAGCTTTTCTGACATGCTGGAGGACGTCCTGCTCCACACGAACATCGCGAGTAATCCCAAGGAAACGCAAGGCCCAGGGCATAAAGcccagctgctggtggtgggggCCACCTTCCCCGGTGGTGTCGGGGAAGTGCTCGGCCAGGTCACAGACCTTGGCAGCATGGTGGTTATCAAGAGCAAGATGCTGCACTTCCTCATGCCACATGTCAAGCAGACATTCCTGAAGGTAAAGGGTGCTGACAAGATCCTGGAGCTCCACCAAGCCCTGAAGCTGCTCCAacaggagaaaggagggggTGCTGTTTTGGTGTTTTGCAACAAGTCTGCCACCGTCAACTGGCTGGGGTACTCGCTGGAGGAGATGGGGGTGAAGCACGCACGTCTGCAAGGGGAGATGCCTGCTGCTTTGCGTACAGGAATCTTCCGCTCCTTCCAGAAGGGCATGGTAGATGTGCTGATATGCACAGACATTGCCTCACGTGGCCTGGACACATCCCGAGTGCGCTTGGTCGTCAACTATGACTTCCCAGAAACCCACACAGACTATATCCACAGAGCCGGGAGAGTGGGCAGGGCAGGAGGGGTGGAGGATGGGGAGGTGCTCAGCTTCGTCACTCATCCGTGGAATGTGGAGCTGGTGCAGAAGATTGAGACTGCTGCTCGAAGGAGGACTAGTCTGCCAGGGATGGAATCCGATATACGTGAGCCTAAACCCAAAGTAGAGGAGGCGCAGGAGTAG